Part of the Aquimarina sp. TRL1 genome, GATCACAAACGAAGAAGAATACATCGAAGAGAGACCTAAAGCAGAATCATTTTCTGAAGATGACGACAATATGGCAGGAGAAGGAAGCAAAGAAAATCCATTCAACTCTCCAGGAAGCGGAACCAAAACCAATAAAAAATCCAAAACTCCGGTTTTAGATAATTTTGGTAGAGATCTTACCGCTATGGCAGAAGAAGGAAAACTCGACCCTGTTGTTGGTCGTTCTAAAGAAATAGAGCGTGTTTCTCAAATTCTTAGTAGAAGAAAAAAGAATAACCCTTTATTAATAGGAGAACCTGGAGTTGGTAAATCTGCTATCGCAGAAGGACTAGCCCTTCGCATTGTAAAACGTAAAGTGTCACGTATCTTATTTGACAAACGGGTTGTAACTTTAGATCTAGCCAGCTTAGTTGCCGGAACCAAATACAGAGGTCAGTTCGAAGAGCGAATGAAAGCAGTTATGAATGAACTGGAAAAGAATGATGACATTATTCTTTTTATTGATGAAATCCATACCATTGTTGGAGCTGGTGGAGCAACCGGAAGCCTTGATGCTTCAAATATGTTCAAACCTGCCTTAGCCAGAGGAGAAATACAATGCATTGGAGCAACTACACTAGACGAATACAGACAATATATAGAAAAAGATGGGGCTTTGGAAAGACGTTTCCAAAAGGTAATAGTAGAACCTACTAATATCGAAGAAACGATAGAAATCCTAAACAACATCAAAGAAAAATACGAAGAACACCACAACGTTAATTATACTCCTGAAGCAATTGAAGCTTGTGTAAAATTAACGAATAGATATATGACCGATCGTTTTCTTCCGGACAAAGCAATTGATGCTTTAGACGAAGCTGGATCAAGAGTTCATATTACTAATATTGATGTTCCTAAAAAGATTCTAGATCTCGAGAAAAAACTGGAAGAGGTTAAAGAATTAAAAAACAGCGTTGTTAAAAAGCAAAAATACGAAGAAGCTGCCAAGCTGAGAGATGATGAGAAAAACCTGGAAAAAGAACTAGGTATTGCACAGGAACAATGGGAAAAGGAATCTAAACTACACAAAGAGACAGTTGATGAAGAAAACGTAGCTGATGTAGTATCTATGATGACTGGAATCCCGGTAAATCGTATTGCACAAACAGAGAGTAACAAGCTAGCCGAATTACCAAATTTAATTAAAGGTAAAGTTATTGGGCAAGATGAGGCTGTTAACAAAGTTGTAAAAGCAATTCAGAGAAACAGAGCTGGGTTAAAAGACCCGAATAAACCTATCGGTTCTTTTATTTTCCTAGGACAAACCGGAGTAGGAAAAACTCAGTTAGCAAAGGTTCTCGCTAAAGAATTATTCGATAGCGAAGACACCTTAATCCGTGTAGACATGAGTGAATACATGGAAAAATTTGCTGTATCCCGATTAATTGGAGCCCCTCCAGGATACGTAGGATATGAAGAAGGAGGACAACTGACTGAAAAAGTAAGACGAAAGCCATATTCAGTAGTCTTATTAGATGAGATAGAGAAAGCACATCCAGATGTATTCAATATGATGCTTCAGGTATTAGATGACGGGTATCTTACAGATAGTCTGGGAAGAAAAATAGACTTCAGGAATACTATTATCATTATGACGTCTAATATAGGTGCTCGTAAACTTAAGGATTTCGGACAGGGAGTAGGTTTCGGAACTTCTGCTAAAAAATCGCAGTCTGACGAACACGCTAAAGGGATTATTGAAAGTGCCTTGAAAAAAGCATTTGCTCCTGAGTTCTTAAACAGGGTAGATGATGTTATTGTCTTTAATGCACTTGAAAGAGAAGATATCCATAAGATTATAGACATCGAGCTTAAGAAACTATACTCCAGAATTAAAAACCTTGGATACAACCTTTCACTTAGTGAGAAAGCAAAAGATTATATTTCTGACAAAGGGTTTGACCAACAGTATGGAGCGAGACCTCTGAAAAGAGCGATTCAGAAATACATAGAAGATGCACTTGCAGAAGAAATCATTACTTCTAAGTTGCAAGAAGGGGATGCTATTTTTATGGATCTGGAAGATGACAGCAACGAGCTAAGTATCTCTATAAAAAAAGCAGAAGAGTCTGAAAACTAAACAGTAACAGCATTTCTCTTAAAAAACGTTGTTAATACAATAAAAAAAAGCATTGAAAACAGTTGTTTTCAATGCTTTTTTTTTATCCCATAAAACGCTTGCAAGCCCTTTATTTATATACTTTAACCTTTATATTTGCTATGGTAACAACTTAACTAATGATAACATCTTACAACTTTGATTTTTGCGCAGCTGAAATACATAGTGATTACATAAAAACAATCATAAATGAAGGCGCAACCATCGTCCCCGAGCACAACAAAATATTAAAACAAGTAGTTGATCTTCATTTTCAAGATAAGCCGTTTGTTTATATCACCCACAGAGTAAATTCATACTCTGTTAATCCAACCGTTTATATTGAGACTTCCAAAATACCCAATTTAATTGCCTTTGCTGTCGTCTCAGATAACCCAATGCAAGAAACGCTAACTCAATTAGAAAAACCTTTTTTCAAAAAAGAATTCGCTTTATTCCGAACAATGGAAGACGCATTAATATGGAAAGACAAGATGATAGAATCCTCTACAGTACAATCATAACCAATACTACCTAAAAACAAAAAAAGAGGGGCTGCTAAGCCCCTCTTTCCTTTTATATAATTTTACTTATTTACTTTGCAATATTAACAGCTCTCGTTTCTCTAATAACCGTTATTTTTACTTGCCCCGGGTAAGTCATATCAGTTTGTATCTTTTGAGAGATTTCAAAAGAAAGACTAGCTGCTCTTTCATCATTCACCTTTTCACTCTCTACAATCACCCTTAATTCTCTACCAGCTTGAATCGCATAGGCTTTTTTCACACCACTAAATCCAAACGCGATTTCTTCCAGATCTTTCAATCGCTGAATATACGAATCCAATACCTGTCTTCTCGCTCCTGGTCTAGCTCCACTAATCGCATCACAAACTTGTATAATCGGAGAAATCAAAGACGTCATTTCTACCTCATCATGATGCGCCCCAATAGCATTGCACACTTCGGCTTTCTCTCCATATTTTTCTGCCCACTGCATCCCTAATATAGCATGCGGCACCTCTGTTTCAGTCTCCGGCACTTTCCCTATATCATGTAACAATCCAGCTCTTTTTGCTAATTTTGGATTCAAACCTAACTCTGCTGCCATCACTCCACACAACTTAGCCACCTCACGCGAGTGCTGTAATAAATTCTGACCATATGAGGAACGATACTTCATTCTACCTACCATCTTGATCAACTCAGGATGCAATCCATGAATCCCTAAATCAATAACAGTACGCTTCCCGACTTCGATTATTTCTTCTTCGATTTGCTTTCTTGTTTTCTTCACCACTTCTTCAATTCGCGCTGGGTGAATACGACCATCTGTTACTAATTTATGCAATGACAATCTCGCTACTTCTCTTCTTACAGAATCAAAACAAGATAAGATAATTGCTTCAGGAGTATCATCTACTATAATCTCCACTCCGGTAGCAGCCTCTATCGCTCTAATATTTCTTCCTTCCCTACCGATGATTCGTCCTTTTACATCATCGCTTTCGATATTAAAAACAGAAACACAATTCTCTACCGCTTCTTCTGTACCTATTCGCTGAATCGTATTTATAATTACTTTTTTAGCCTCTTGTTGCGCCGTAAGCTTAGCCTCTTCTATAGCAGTTTGTACCAAAGTCATAGAATCTGCCTTTGCCTGCTCTTTAAGTGACTCAATCAATTGCCCTTTAGCTTCATCAGCAGACAAGCCCGAAATAACTTCTAATTGCTGTACCTGGCTCTTGTGAAGTTTATTGATTTCGTTCTTCTTTTTCTCCAGATACTCATTTCTATGATTATAGTTCTTTATCTTTTCTTCTAAACTAGCGTTTAACTTTTTGTTTTTCGCTAATTCGTTAGAAACTTGTGATTCTTTATCTCTGGTCCTTTTTTCGGCCTCTGCCATTTTTTTATCTCTCGAAAAAATAACTTTTTCATGTTCGGATTTCAATTCGATAAACTTCTCTTTAGCCTGTAAGATTTTATCTTTCTTAATGGACTCTCCTTCACTCTTTGCGTCTCTAATAATGCTTTCTGATGTCTTTTTTGCATTACCAATTAATTGAGATGCTCTATTGCGTTCAAGAACCTTGGCTATAGCAAAACCTATTCCCAAGCCAATTATTCCTGCCACAATCAAAAACATAATGTTATCCATAATTTCAAATCTATATTTAAATAAAAAAAAGCCTGCACTAGTATTGGTTTTGTATAAACTCTGTAAAAACAGGTTTAGGGCTAACAAGCTGATCAAGGATCCCCTCTAAGGAGGCTTGCTTTTACAACTTAAACTCACCCTTTTTAATTAATTCTTGTTGAGTTTATCAAAAAATAACAACTAGTGCAGGCAGTAACCTTGTTATTTTGTATTTCTTATGAACTTGATGACAATTTATCCTGAAGCATCTCATTGAGCAGAATTAATCTGTCTGTTACTTCATTCATATCGTTATCTTTATCTATTGTTTTTTGTTCTACTTGCGCTGCAAATTGCAAGGCACACATAGCCAAAACGTCTTGTTTATCTCTTACCGCATAACTCTGCTCAAACTGCTTAATCATTGCCTCAATTTTCTTTGCCGCTTTTCTCAACCCTTCTTCCTGATCCGGACTAATTGTTAACGGATACACTCTATCTGCAACTGATAATTTTATTTTTAACTTATCGGTCATATTTTACTATTCAGATAATTGAGCAATACACACATCGATTTCCTTTATTAAGGAATTTATCTTAAGCTTTGTTTCTCTTCTATATTTCTCACTGCCTAATATAGCATTAGCATTTTTCAGAGCAGTGTACTTCTCTTCCCATTGCCTGATTTGATCTTCCTGAAAACCTGATTTATCATTCAGATTTTCGATGGTTGCCTTGAGCTCAATATTTTGCTTTTCCAAAGAATCACATTTTTGGACTAACTTCTCTATCTTACTTTCAAGAGCATTAACTATGTCAATCAGATTACTACTCATTTATATAACGCCAATACTTATCGGTACAAAGTTAAGATACCCATTCAAAAAAAACAATAGTTTTTAAACTAATTTAAAGTGTCTCAAAATACTGACCATTAAAGGGCTTTAACATTTCATTAATACCAGCTTTTTTTTCAAAAAAACGCTTTATTTACCCTATGGTTTCTTTTTGCAGCACTTGGTTTACTTTAGTCAGAGAAGAAGCTATGATTTGATGCATATCATAATACCTATATTCTGCCAGCCTACCTCCAAAAATAATATTTTCCAAACACATAGACGCTTCTTTATACTTCTTAAAAATTTCCTGATTCTTATGATCATTCACAGGGTAATACGCTTCTTTTTTTAGTGTCCAGGCTTCTGGATACTCTTTTGTAATAACAGTCTTATCTTGTTTTCCAAAATCAAAATGTTTATGCTCTATGATTCTTGTATAATCATATGTTTTGTCATTATAATTTACAACCGCATTACCCTGATAATTATCCGTATTTAATATTTCATGTTCAAAACGAAGCGAGCGGTACTCCAATGCCCCGTATTTAAACCCAAAAAATTCATCTATCTTACCAGTATACACCACTTTTTTTGCCAATGCTTCCAGTACAGAACGTTCTTCAAAGAAATCTACCCCTGTCCTAGTTTCT contains:
- a CDS encoding ATP-dependent Clp protease ATP-binding subunit — its product is MDDNFSPRVKDVIAYSKEEALRLGHDFIGTEHLMLGLLRDGSGKAISILDALDIDLTNLRRKVEILSPANPNVTITFNEKKNLHLTRQAERALKTTFLEAKLFQSSSINTAHLLLCILRNENDPTTKLLNKLKVDYDNVKDQFKYMITNEEEYIEERPKAESFSEDDDNMAGEGSKENPFNSPGSGTKTNKKSKTPVLDNFGRDLTAMAEEGKLDPVVGRSKEIERVSQILSRRKKNNPLLIGEPGVGKSAIAEGLALRIVKRKVSRILFDKRVVTLDLASLVAGTKYRGQFEERMKAVMNELEKNDDIILFIDEIHTIVGAGGATGSLDASNMFKPALARGEIQCIGATTLDEYRQYIEKDGALERRFQKVIVEPTNIEETIEILNNIKEKYEEHHNVNYTPEAIEACVKLTNRYMTDRFLPDKAIDALDEAGSRVHITNIDVPKKILDLEKKLEEVKELKNSVVKKQKYEEAAKLRDDEKNLEKELGIAQEQWEKESKLHKETVDEENVADVVSMMTGIPVNRIAQTESNKLAELPNLIKGKVIGQDEAVNKVVKAIQRNRAGLKDPNKPIGSFIFLGQTGVGKTQLAKVLAKELFDSEDTLIRVDMSEYMEKFAVSRLIGAPPGYVGYEEGGQLTEKVRRKPYSVVLLDEIEKAHPDVFNMMLQVLDDGYLTDSLGRKIDFRNTIIIMTSNIGARKLKDFGQGVGFGTSAKKSQSDEHAKGIIESALKKAFAPEFLNRVDDVIVFNALEREDIHKIIDIELKKLYSRIKNLGYNLSLSEKAKDYISDKGFDQQYGARPLKRAIQKYIEDALAEEIITSKLQEGDAIFMDLEDDSNELSISIKKAEESEN
- the rny gene encoding ribonuclease Y — protein: MDNIMFLIVAGIIGLGIGFAIAKVLERNRASQLIGNAKKTSESIIRDAKSEGESIKKDKILQAKEKFIELKSEHEKVIFSRDKKMAEAEKRTRDKESQVSNELAKNKKLNASLEEKIKNYNHRNEYLEKKKNEINKLHKSQVQQLEVISGLSADEAKGQLIESLKEQAKADSMTLVQTAIEEAKLTAQQEAKKVIINTIQRIGTEEAVENCVSVFNIESDDVKGRIIGREGRNIRAIEAATGVEIIVDDTPEAIILSCFDSVRREVARLSLHKLVTDGRIHPARIEEVVKKTRKQIEEEIIEVGKRTVIDLGIHGLHPELIKMVGRMKYRSSYGQNLLQHSREVAKLCGVMAAELGLNPKLAKRAGLLHDIGKVPETETEVPHAILGMQWAEKYGEKAEVCNAIGAHHDEVEMTSLISPIIQVCDAISGARPGARRQVLDSYIQRLKDLEEIAFGFSGVKKAYAIQAGRELRVIVESEKVNDERAASLSFEISQKIQTDMTYPGQVKITVIRETRAVNIAK
- a CDS encoding cell division protein ZapA, with amino-acid sequence MTDKLKIKLSVADRVYPLTISPDQEEGLRKAAKKIEAMIKQFEQSYAVRDKQDVLAMCALQFAAQVEQKTIDKDNDMNEVTDRLILLNEMLQDKLSSSS